Within the Echinicola sp. 20G genome, the region CCGGAAAAGATGTTTACCAGATCGTCAATGAAAGGATCATGGCCAGTTTGGAAAAGGGAACTATCCCTTGGAAGAGGCCTTGGTCTATTATGGGACTGCCCAAGAATTACCTGTCAGGAAAAGTGTATAAAGGGATCAACCTTTGGCTCCTACTAAGCTGTAGCTATGGCAACCCCTATTACCTGACCTTCAAGCAAGCGGAAAGTCTGGGAGGAAAGGTAAGAAAGGGTACCAAGTCCATTCCAGTAGTATATTGGAACTTTGTCTTTAAACATAAGGAAACTGGAAAAAAACTTACTGAACAGGAAGCCAGAAAATTGCCCAAAGGACTGGTAGACAGACGGGCCTTTCTTAAATATTATAATGTGTTCAATATCTCCGATGTGGAAGGGGTGGATTGGAAACTTCCTGAAACGAGTTCCAAACCGTCTTTCAAGCCGATCAAAGCTTGTGAGGATATATTGAAAAATGCCCCTGATCTTCCGGAGATTAAATATGGTGAGGCACAGGCCTATTATTATCCTGCAAAAGACTATATCAACATGCCTGCTAAAGAGCTGTTCAAAAGTGAAGGACACTATTACCAAACGCTCTTCCACGAATTGGTGCATTCGACTGGCCATCAGAAAAGATTGGATCGTAAAGAGCTATGGGACACAAACGGAAATGATGAAAGTTCCTACAGTAGGGAAGAACTGACCGCAGAGATGGGCGCCAGCTATTTGAGCAATCTATGCGGGATATGGGAAGAAGCGCAACAGGAAAATTCATCAGCCTACATTCAGCATTGGTTGGGACAGCTGAAAAAGGACAAACGCCTATTGGTGGAATCAGCTGCCAAAGCCCAGAAAGCGGTGGATTACCTGACCAACAGAACGGATTAAAACAAAAAAGGGGAAATTCCCCTTTTTTGCTCATGAGACTATTTCTCCTTGTTCTTGATTTCCTGTACTTCGGTACGGATCTCCTGGGCCATGGTCTTTAAGGACTGCATGCCATTTCTGACCCTGGTTCCGGCAGCCTTGTTGCCCTGATCATAAAACTTGGTGAAATCGGACTCCAAAGAATCCACGAGTGCTTTTAATTCTGAAAATTTACTCATCTTTAAAGTGTTTGTAGTATAAATAAGTTGATGGTTCCAAAAGTACCCAAAGGGAATGCCAAATTACTTCAATAGCTTAAGTTTCTAGGCTGTTTTTTGCTTGGCCATGCTCCATGAGACAATAAGAGAAGCCTTTTTATTGAGGTGCTTTGAAAAATCAATGAATATTGGATTGTCTTTAGATGTTCTCAGTACAATCCAATCACTTCCCTCAGCCTCAATAATACTTCCTGATAGATCCTCTTTGGTGTTGCCAAATCCATTGCAATAATGGTCTTGAATAATTATTCCAACGTGGGTCATATTGTTATCGTATGGTTCAAACATATGAAAAGTTGACTTATCATCATAAAGATAATTGATAACAAATTGGGCACAAGCACTATTATCATTAGTGTTATTGATGATATCTTATTAATTATACTGTAACCCTGTGCTTTTATATGTTTACCTTGTTATTGTTTCATTGATGATTTGGACTTATGGAAGGCTAAGTAATAGATTTACAATTTATAATTTAAATAAGTCATATAATTGAAACCTTTAGCGCAAGCAAGAATGAGGAGGAAGGACATAAAGAATAAGCTTGCATCTAATTTTACGGAGCTTAAAAGAAGAGCTCCGACAGGAGTGGAAAATAAAGATTTGAATATTTTGGTAAGTATATTAACGCAACCAAAACAATCTATTATTGTAAAAATCCCCGAAAATTACCAAACAGTACATTCAGCTTTGGGGCAGGGAGACTTTTATTTTGGATATTCTACTATGGAATCAAAGCAATTTTATTGGGCGGCTATCTATCAATTTTTAGATCGGTATATTTTGGTTTTTTCCAGTTCGGATAAAGAAAAAATAAACATTCATTTTTTTCAGGATTGGGAGCTTCAGTGGCCGTTTGTTAAATCCGGCCTTGAACATTTAAACTTTTGGCAGCTCTTTGAGAAAGAACTCATTAGTTATAAAAACACCCTGCAAAACAATAGTAAGGTTAAAAAAGACCATAGATTATAAAAAAATAAAGAAGTAATAGGGATATGGATATGAAGCCATAAAATGCTGATGAAAAAGAGAATATAAAATTCTTCAACCAAGAGTTATACTTAAATTCTTTTACGTTAAAGGCATATCGAGATAAATTGGTTTTTGAATGGTTATTGTAAGAATAAAGATTATGTCTTTCAATAAATAACACCTCCAATCCCCATGCAATAAAAGTAAACAGCACTGCAGCTAATAGGTTGTTGGGATTAAAATTATAAGAGGTTATAAGAATGGAAAAGACGACAATTCCTAAAATGGTTGTTTTTATTATTGTCGATGTAGGTTTGTCTCTCAATATAACTTCTTTCTTAGGTTTCATCGTGGTTATTTTGCAGGATATTATACAACCACAATTTAGTTTAAGGAAACAATTGATGAAATACCCCTTTTGGGGTATTTTAATATGTAAAGAATAAATATTCGCTGTTACATCCTGTCTTTTTCTTAACGGTTGATATAGGTTGATAAAATGTGTAGGGCTAAAATCAATGGAAAAAACCCTTTATACATATAGCTCTTCACTTAGTTCAGGGTATTCCACAGGTTCCATCACCTCTTCTACATTGGGATTTTCATTTCTGGAAGTGATCAGCTTACTGATGGTATGGAAGGCCATTTTTTTCTGGTCATAGGGACTCATCAATGCGGCGATATCCTCTTCCTTGAGTTCGGGAGAAATCCAGTCCAGCGCGATGTCATCCTGAAGGATCAGGGGCATGCGTTTTTTGCTGTTGTGGATCTTGGCCATGATGGGATTGGCCGCAGTGGTAATGATCGAGGCGGTATTCCTGATCTCTCCGGTCTCCTTGTCAGTCCATTCTTCCCAAATGCCTCCCAACGAAAAGAAGGGCCTGACCTTTGGATAAATATAATGGGGGTATTTCTTGCCCTTATGGTCCATCCATTCATAAAAACCGGCAACAGGGATCAGGCACCGCTTTTTCTTGATCGGGCTCCTGAAAGAAGGCAGTTTGAAGATGGTTTCGGATTTGGCATTGAGGGTTTTCTTGGCTATGTCATCGGCCTGTTCGGAGGTTTTGGTCCAGAATGGGATCAGCCCCCAGTTGAATTCCTGCAACTTTGATGGCTCGCTATCTGCCAGCACAATGAGCTTGGGGTGGGCAAAGCCCTTGAGCAGGTACCGATGGACATGTGGGGAACTCCCTCTACTGATGTATTTGGCATCCACTCCATATTCCTCTTCCAGAGCTTTGGCCTCTTCCTCACTGAATTCCTGGTTGACATTGTAACACATGGCAAGAACATTTGTTTTGACCTATTTAATTTAATAAATTAAGTCATCACTTAAAGTCTTTGAAGCCAATTATTTAAGGAACTTAAGCGATGCCCATCAATTTTTGACGTTGTTCAACGCATGGAGCGTTGCTTTGATTTCCCTGACATCCCTGCCCACCTGTTCCAAAGAACTCATTGGGCCGGGGATGTCCTCTGTAAAATAGCTGTGGAATTTCCATACCTCCAGCACTTCCATCACATCCACTTCATAGGGTTCATATAGGGTGTTGAGCGATTCCAACAACAGGCTTTTGCTTTCCTTGATCCTGTAGCTGGCCAGCTTGAAGCTGATGCCTTCCTCCTTGGTCACCACAATGCATGGTGTCCTTTCCTTGATATGGGTCCAGTCCTGTAAAAACTCCCCGATCACCAGTGCCCCTTCCGGTACAGGCAACATGGAATCGCCCTCGGTGGGAAACATCCTGTATTTTCGGTTGGGGTCCAGCTGGGGAAGGTGGAACACGGGCAGCCTGCTGATAAAGCCCGGATCACTGTATCCTGCC harbors:
- a CDS encoding histone H1, producing the protein MSKFSELKALVDSLESDFTKFYDQGNKAAGTRVRNGMQSLKTMAQEIRTEVQEIKNKEK
- a CDS encoding SOS response-associated peptidase, whose protein sequence is MCYNVNQEFSEEEAKALEEEYGVDAKYISRGSSPHVHRYLLKGFAHPKLIVLADSEPSKLQEFNWGLIPFWTKTSEQADDIAKKTLNAKSETIFKLPSFRSPIKKKRCLIPVAGFYEWMDHKGKKYPHYIYPKVRPFFSLGGIWEEWTDKETGEIRNTASIITTAANPIMAKIHNSKKRMPLILQDDIALDWISPELKEEDIAALMSPYDQKKMAFHTISKLITSRNENPNVEEVMEPVEYPELSEELYV
- a CDS encoding ArdC family protein, which translates into the protein MKRSKRNSGKDVYQIVNERIMASLEKGTIPWKRPWSIMGLPKNYLSGKVYKGINLWLLLSCSYGNPYYLTFKQAESLGGKVRKGTKSIPVVYWNFVFKHKETGKKLTEQEARKLPKGLVDRRAFLKYYNVFNISDVEGVDWKLPETSSKPSFKPIKACEDILKNAPDLPEIKYGEAQAYYYPAKDYINMPAKELFKSEGHYYQTLFHELVHSTGHQKRLDRKELWDTNGNDESSYSREELTAEMGASYLSNLCGIWEEAQQENSSAYIQHWLGQLKKDKRLLVESAAKAQKAVDYLTNRTD
- a CDS encoding helix-turn-helix domain-containing protein — encoded protein: MSNPILFWSSNIKFLRKRKKMSQMELAEKLNISRPKVNTHENGHVKNPPMADMVLFADFFRMSIDSLVKVDLSKLSELKIRDLEAGNDVYLKGGSIRILATTVDSDNRENVELVPVKAKAGYLAGYSDPGFISRLPVFHLPQLDPNRKYRMFPTEGDSMLPVPEGALVIGEFLQDWTHIKERTPCIVVTKEEGISFKLASYRIKESKSLLLESLNTLYEPYEVDVMEVLEVWKFHSYFTEDIPGPMSSLEQVGRDVREIKATLHALNNVKN